In a genomic window of Homalodisca vitripennis isolate AUS2020 unplaced genomic scaffold, UT_GWSS_2.1 ScUCBcl_1706;HRSCAF=5667, whole genome shotgun sequence:
- the LOC124371593 gene encoding tigger transposable element-derived protein 6-like, with protein MPDKTFTFKDEKCHGGKHSKERLTLLLTVNMDGSEKLKPLLIGKAAKPRCFKGIQSFPVTYRSNKMAWMTTELFNEWLNSLNSDMKKQNREILLFLDNCSVHNNPPNLSNVKLHFFPPNTTSKLQHLDQGIIQNFKAFYRHEIVKIVLDGIDSNETPNISILTAMLIVEKAWKSVSHTTIFNCFRKSGFCINTPDEELQVVQPTPWESHPVIGDVPFEDFVPVDDEVAVWGTLTDADILAAKNKEQPDVDNYEEDQEFPPVTLKEASTSLEKLRHFSLQVKASQ; from the coding sequence ATGCCGGAcaagacatttacatttaaagacgaGAAATGCCACGGAGGGAAACATAGTAAGGAAAGGTTAACTCTTCTGTTGACTGTTAACATGGATGGTTCCGAAAAATTGAAGCCCCTCCTCATCGGGAAAGCAGCAAAACCTAGGTGTTTTAAAGGTATCCAGTCATTTCCCGTAACCTACCGCTCGAACAAAATGGCGTGGATGACAACGGAGTTGTTTAACGAGTGGTTAAATTCATTGAACAGCgacatgaaaaaacaaaatcgTGAAATCCTCTTATTCCTTGATAACTGTTCAGTTCATAACAACCCTCCAAATCTCTCGAATGTGAAACTTCACTTTTTTCCACCAAATACAACATCCAAGTTGCAGCATCTAGACCAAGGCATAATTCAAAACTTCAAAGCATTTTACAGACATGAAATAGTCAAGATTGTACTGGATGGAATTGACAGTAATGAAACTCCAAACATCTCTATTCTCACAGCCATGTTGATTGTTGAAAAAGCGTGGAAAAGTGTGAGTCACAcgacaatatttaactgttttcgtAAGTCTGGATTCTGTATTAACACACCCGATGAAGAACTTCAAGTTGTGCAGCCAACACCTTGGGAATCTCACCCTGTAATAGGAGATGTTCCATTTGAAGATTTTGTGCCAGTTGATGACGAAGTTGCAGTATGGGGAACCCTTACTGATGCTGACATCTTGGCCgctaaaaataaagaacaacCTGATGTTGATAACTATGAGGAAGACCAGGAGTTCCCGCCTGTCACACTGAAGGAAGCCAGCACATCCTTAGAAAAGCTGCGCCATTTTTCTCTCCAGGTAAAAGCATCGCAATAA